The DNA sequence CGGTGATGAACAGAAACGGCGGCAGCGCCTGCGCTTCCTCCTTAAGCTGCCGGAACATGTCCTCGCCGCTCAACCCCGGCAGCCGCACGTCGCTCACTACCACCGCGTAGCTGCGGCGGCGAAGTGCCGCCATCGCGGCCCGGGCGTCCCGGTGCCAGTCGACGGCGTAGCCCTCCAGGCGAAAGCGGTCCACCAGGGACTCGCCCATGATCGGGTCGTCTTCAACCAAGCACAGCGCCGGCAGGTGCTCGTATTTCATGCTCAGGGCTCACGGGAAGATGAACGATGAAGCGGGTCTCGCCGGGTTCGCTGTGCACGCGGATCGACCCGCCTAATTGCTGCACGATCTGGTAAGTCACCCATAGCCCCAGGCCGTTGCCGTTCTGGCTCAACCGGGAGAAGGGCTCGAACAGGTACTGCTGCTCGTGCTCGGAGATGTAGGCGCCGTCGTTGCTCACGCGGATCTCCAAGCATTCATCCACGACCCGGATGCCGCACTCGACGCGACCGTCCGCCTCCACCGCACGGGTGGCGTTGAGCAGCAGATTGAGCAGGATCTGGCGCACCAGGGTGGAAGGCAGGGGCAGGGGCGCCTCGACCCGATTGTCCCACGTCAGGCGCACGCCCTTGGGATGGGCGTCGGACAGGGCCAGGACGCGGACATCCTCCAGGTCCCGGGACGTCAGGGGATGGCTTTCCACCTTGGCCTCCACCAGCAGGGCTCCCACGGTTTCCTTGATCTGCAGGAGGCCGCGCTCCAAGAGGGACAGCGTGCGCTGGCTCAGGGCCAGGTTCCCGGGCAAGGCGCACTCGCTGCACGGCCCGCGCGTCCCTTGGGCAAAGGGCGGCAGCGCGTCGCCCCCGTGCCGGCGGTAGGTGCTGATCGCATTGAGCATGCCACCCAGCGGATTGTTAATCTCGTGGGCGATGCCGGCCGAAAGCCGGCCCAGCGCCGCGAGCCGCTCGCTCACCATCACCTGCTTCTCCATCGCCTCCTTCTTGCGCAGCTCGGCCAGCATGCGTTGGAAGGCCGCTCCCACCTGGCCGATCTCGTCCCGGGACTCTCTCAGCGAGCATTCGAGCTCCTCGGGCTTTCGCGTTCCGACGAGCCGCATGCATTCGGCGAGGCGCACCAAGGGAATCGCCATGCGGTGGCCCCAGTACCAGGCGATTGGCAAAATCGCCGCCACCACCAGCAGGGTCATGAGGAGCGCGTTTTCCACGATGCCCCCGAAGCGCTGGGCGAAAATGGACTTCGAATAGCCCATGACCAGCGTGGCGATGCGCACCCCGTCGGCTATCACCGGCGCCAGCACGTAGATGTTGCGCCCTCCCGCCGGCTCCACCGTGACCGGGGTTTCTCCGGAAAGGGCTGCCAACGGGCCGGCGAGGGCTGCCAGCTCCGGGTTCGCCCGGGCCGGATCTCCCAAGATCGGATACCGCTCGGGATGGCTGGACACGTACACCCGGCCCTTATCATCCAGCACCACGATCACCTCCACCCGGGCTGCGTCTCCGGCATCGAGGGCCTGGAACGGAGTGCGCACGGTCTCGAAGGCGCGCCACACGTCGTCGTGGATCACGAGCGGCGTCAGGGTGCGTGCCAGCACCCGGGCCAGGCGCTCGGCGCTCGCCTTGAGGTCGTGCTCGAGATCCACCGAAGCGCGGTAAACCAGCGAGGCGGTCACCATCAGCGCGGTCGCCAGGATCACCACGGCGCCTTGCAACGGGATCTTGTGGCGCAGACTCAAGTCCCGCAGCCGCATGTCACGCTCCTTGCGTCGCCCGCCACATACGGGCGATGGAGTCGAACAGTTCCGGCCG is a window from the Pelomicrobium methylotrophicum genome containing:
- a CDS encoding sensor histidine kinase translates to MRLRDLSLRHKIPLQGAVVILATALMVTASLVYRASVDLEHDLKASAERLARVLARTLTPLVIHDDVWRAFETVRTPFQALDAGDAARVEVIVVLDDKGRVYVSSHPERYPILGDPARANPELAALAGPLAALSGETPVTVEPAGGRNIYVLAPVIADGVRIATLVMGYSKSIFAQRFGGIVENALLMTLLVVAAILPIAWYWGHRMAIPLVRLAECMRLVGTRKPEELECSLRESRDEIGQVGAAFQRMLAELRKKEAMEKQVMVSERLAALGRLSAGIAHEINNPLGGMLNAISTYRRHGGDALPPFAQGTRGPCSECALPGNLALSQRTLSLLERGLLQIKETVGALLVEAKVESHPLTSRDLEDVRVLALSDAHPKGVRLTWDNRVEAPLPLPSTLVRQILLNLLLNATRAVEADGRVECGIRVVDECLEIRVSNDGAYISEHEQQYLFEPFSRLSQNGNGLGLWVTYQIVQQLGGSIRVHSEPGETRFIVHLPVSPEHEIRAPAGAVLG